TTCGAGGCGTTTTTTTCTATTTCTATAACTATCTCATGGCTAGAGCTGGTAATAAAATGATTGCCAGAATGCGACAAGACATGTTTGCTGTTTTGCAAACCCATGATTATGCCTATTTTCTTAATAAATCAACAGGTGATATTATGTCCCTTTTTACGAATGATCTAATGCTTATCCAACAAGCTGTGACTGTAGGTATTCCTGATATTGTTGTGGAGTCCATTAATGTTATGGCTATTATGATTATTATGGTTTATTTTGACTGGAAATTAGCCGCCGTTACTTTTGCAACGTTGCCGTTTATTATTATTGTCATTAGTTTTTTTAATCGCAAAATTGCTTGTCTAGGGATGCTCGTTGAGCAGACACTTGCTAAAATGACTACCATTGTTCATCAATCACTCTTATCTGTTATGGTTGTTCAGAGTTATGTCAGGGAAGATTATGAGTATAAAAAATTCAGTCAACAAATTCACGAAGTGGCAGATAATTTACTGAATGTCCAGCGTATGAATGCCATTTTCATTCCTTTTGTAGAATTTTTAGCGGCTATTGGTTTGACAATTATTATTTGGTATGGCGGACGTGAAGTAATTTATGGTCAACTCACTATTGGCGGGATGTTTGCCTTTTTGGTATATATTATCAATGTTCCTACGCCAGTGAGAAAAATCAGTGAAGCCATTAGCAAAATGAAAATGGGGATGGTAGCCTGGCAGCGTATTGATGAGTTGAATCATGACCAGCAGCCCATGCTAGACGGAACAGAAGTGCTAGCAGCTGTTCGTGGTGAAGTCCATTTTGATCAAGTTTCTTTTCAATATCAGCCTAACGCAGGCATTTTAAAAAATATTTCTTTTATAGCTAATCCTGGTGATGTCATTGCTGTTGTCGGGCCAAGTGGTGCAGGAAAATCTTCTTTCGCTAATTTATTGCTTCGTTTTTATGATCCAACAGCAGGAAAAATTTATATAGATGGTAAAAATATTAGGAATATAACTATTCAGTCACTTCGTAGTCATATCGGTTTTATCCAACAAGACCCGATTTTATTTAATGCGACAATTTATGATAATATTCGTTATGGTCGTCCAGCAGCAACTTACGCGCAAGTCGTTGCCGCTGCAACGCTTGCAAATGCCCATGAGTTTATTATGGAACTTCCGTTGGGCTATGATAGCGTTGTGGGTGAATTAGGTGGGAATTTGTCAGGCGGGCAACGGCAACGCATTGCTATTGCTCGAGCAGCTGTGATGGATCCGAAAATTTTATTACTTGATGAACCGACAGCGGCTCTGGATACGCAAGCAGAGAAACAGGTTATGGAAGCTGTTCGTAAGGTCAGTGGTGGTCGTACAACTTTTATAATTACGCATCGACTTTCTACTCTTGCAACAACAGACTACGTGATTTATCTAAGCCACGGTGAAATTGTAGAGTTTGGTACGCATTCGGAATTGGCTGCCCGGGGCGGTTTGTACGCGAAGGCATTGCATTTAGGAGAAATTCAAGTATAATATATTTATACTTGTTTTTCTCAGTTTTTTTTATCGAGTAGATAAGAACGTTCTTATTTAAAAGTGGGGGTTTTCTGTATGAAGAAAGTGTTGAGTTGTTTGTTGCTATTTTGCTTGGTGAACCTGATTGCTGGTTGTGCAGGGGGAGCAATAACTCAAACAAGTTCAAAGAAGCTGAAAGTGGTTGCAACGGTTTATCCTGTTTATGAATTTGCCAAACAAATTGGCGGTGATAAGATCGATGTATTACTTATGACGCCAATCGGTGCAGAGCCTCATGATTGGGAACCAACAGCCAAGGATTTAGTAAAAGTTCGTGAAGCAAAATTATTTATTTATCAAGGCAATGGGTTAGAGCCTTGGGTGAGTAAGATGTTGACGCAAAATAAAACAACAGCTGCTATTGCTGCCAGCCAGGATATTCCCACGTTAGCAGCTTCTCTCGATGAAGAAAATGAACCAACTGTACCATCAGATCAAACAGCTGTTGATCCACATATCTGGCTTGATCCAGTACTTGTACAGCAAGAAGTGAAAAATATTCGGGATGCACTCATTTCAGCAGATCCGGATAATGAAAGTGTTTATAGGACTAATGCTGAACAATTGAAGGATCGCCTTGTAGCGCTTGATAATGAGTATCGTGATACAGTGAGTACATTTACTAAAAAGGACATTGTGACAACACATGCGGCTTTTGCTTATTTAGCCAAAAGATATGGTTTGAATCAAGTGCCTCTCATGGGATTGGCACCAGATGCTGAGCCAACACCGGAGAAAATTGCTCAAGTGGCGGAATTTTGTAAAAAAAATTCGGTGAGAGTCGTTTTTTTTGAAACACTTGTTTCACCCAAATTAGCGAGTATGATCAGTCAAGAATCAGGTGCGCTGACGATGGTCTTAAATCCTCTGGAAGGTTTGACAGAGGAGGAACGTAAAGCAGGTAAAGATTATTTTTCGATTATGAGAGAAAATTTAGCTAATCTTAAAGCTGCACTAAAGTAAGGGAGTTAATAATGAATATTACGGATGTAACAAATAAATTAAAGGAAAAGGGTTATCGCCTTACGCCACAGCGATTGGCGATTATTCATGCTTTCATGGAATCAATGACTCCCTTGAGCGTTCATGAAGTCTGGCAATGCGTACAGACCAGCTACACCGATATTAGTTTAGATACAATTTATCGTAATTTAGCGACAATGGTAAAATTAGATTTATTACATAGTATTGCGAGTGTTGGTAAAGCTGGAGCCAGATTCGAATTTGAGTGGGGGCGTCATCATCATCATCATATTGTATGTGTACGATGTGGCGCAGTGCTTTGTTTGGATTATTGTCCTATTGATCCGGCTTTTGTGAGCATGGTGAAACAGCAGGGTTTTGATCTTGTACGCCATGATATTGAGCTATTTGGACTCTGTGAGGCCTGCAAGGCTAAAGAGGGGGAATTAGGTCATGTGTGAAATAACATTAGAGCGGGTCAGTTTTTATTATGGACCTGATGTAGTGCTTGAAAATCTTAATTTTACAGTCAAGCAAGGCGAATTTGTTGTTATTGTCGGGCCAAACGGTGGCGGAAAAAGTACATTAATTAAATTAATGGCTGGACTAGTGAGAACCGCGCAGGGAAGAATCACTATTGACGGACAAGATATTAGTAAGGCTCATCGCAATCAATGCATTGGCTATGTGCCGCAAAACTATCGCCAGAATACAGCGGATTTTCCTGCTACTGTAGCAGAGATTGTAGCACTGGGTCTTGTGGCAGGCACGGTTGGTAGTAAAAGGACGCCAGGAGAAAAGTCTCATATTGTCAAGCATACGCTCGAACTGGTTGGAATTGACGATTTGGCGAATTGTCGGATTGGTGATTTAAGTGGCGGCCAGCAGCAACGCGTTATGGTTGCCCGGGCTTTAACTGGCAACCCATCTTTACTACTCCTTGATGAACCGATGAGCGGTGTCGATGTACAGGCGAGTGAAACAATTTATGAACTTCTTGCCGAGTTGAATAGCAAATTAAGTATTACAGTGGTTCTTGTGTCGCATGATGTGGAAAAGGCCACGCAGTATGCCAGTCAAGTAGCCTGTATTAATCGTATACTGTGTTTTTATGGTACGAAAGAATTATTTCGTGTCCATCATTTGAAATCTAGTCACTTGTGGTATTAACCAGCTGGAAGAAGGAGTAACTGTGGATTTTTTGCAATATGATTTTATGCAGCGTGCTTTTATGGCTGGTCTTATTACGGCAGTCGTTTGTCCGCTTATTGGAATGTTTGTTGTTGTTCGCCGTCAGTCCCTTATCGGGGATGGCTTGGGACATATTGCTTTTGCGGGTGTTACTGGCGGCTATTTACTAGGCATTTATCCGCCGTTTGCAGCGACAATATTAACAGTGGGGGGCGCTGTGGGGATTGAATGGCTTCGGCAAAAGCATCGAGAATATGGCGATATGGTACTTGCTATCTTTTTTTATGCTGGTATTGCAGCAGCCATTATTTTTAGCAGTATGACTAAGATGCCTAGTGTGGGTTTATTGAACTTTTTATTTGGCAGTATTATTACTGTGACGAATAAAGAAATTATGCTGATTTTGGTTGGGACAGTGATTGTTGCTGTTACACTGTATTTGTTTTTTGATCGGCTTATGTTGATGGCGCTTGATGAAGATGTTGCGCGTATTTCTGGTGTCAATATTGGTCTTGTTAACTTGGCGTTTGCCGTTGTGACGGCGTTGGTCGTTGTTGTTGGTATGACAGTGGCTGGTATTTTACTTGTCAGTGCCCTGATGATTGTTCCTGTAGCGACAGGGCATTTGTTAAAACGGGGTTTTAAAACTACCCTTTTTTATTCTATCGGTTATTCCGTGTTTTCTGTTACTTCGGGGCTTACGATTGCCTATTATTTAGATATTGCACCAGGTGGAACCATTGTCATGAACGCTATTCTTTGCTACCTTATTACGCTATTCGTTAAGCAACTGCATTACCGTTATAAAACAATCGGTTGACCTGCTGTTTCGATTTATTTTTTCGAATAGCAATAAAAAAGGCGCAGTCATGAAACTGCGCCTTTTCCCATATCTTGTACAAAAGAGTAGCAAGAGAGGGGATAGGGACGTGAAAAAACAGGCAGATAAACTGAATCTATATTATTTAGCACCGAATATTGATATTATAGGCTGTAAGTATCTACTGAAACTATGGAGAGGCCAAGACGATTTTGCTAGGCGTCCACTTGTTTTTTTATGTATTGGTTCGGATCGCTATACAGGAGATGCGTTAGGGCCCCTAATTGGTAGTTACCTTGAAGAAAATATCGACAGTATTGTTTATGGCACACTGGAACGACCCGTTCATGCCGGAAACTTAAAGGCTGTGATCATAGAGATTGGCCAGCGATTTTTTCGCCCCATGATTATTGCAGTTGATGCCTGTCTGGGACAGAAAAATGAGATTGGCCATATTGAAATTTGGGAGGGAACCATTGAAGCAGGCATTGCGGTCGGGAATAAACTACCTAAAACAGGTGATATTGCTATGATTGGTATTGTGAATGCTGCTAGTTCCCTGGGGTACCGAGAGCTGCAAAGTACTTCGCTCGCTCTTGTAATGAAAATGGTGAAAGCTCAGAGCCTCATTTTGCAAAACTTTTATCGTGAGGCTAAACGGGAACAAGCCGGGCTGCTCGGAGAATTATTCGGGAAATAGGTGATCCCAATTTAAATACAAAATGATTAAACACGCAGCAAATAATACACCTAAATCACCAATGATTTTTTCCATTCGTCATCCTCCAATGTTGGTTTCCTTGATTTACCATAGAAAAATAAGTCGATACAGGCACAGCAAGCAATCCTTCCCCATAGAATGAACAGATAGACATTGCGGGGGTGAATAGCTTGGTGTCTTTTTTATTAGTATTGGCAAGCACCGTTGTTAAAAGCATTGCTTTACTTGTATCCTATGTGACTAGCAATACCTTTCCTATGCCTTTAAGTGAAAAAGATGAAAAGGTTTATCTGATTAAACTGAAAGA
This genomic window from Pelorhabdus rhamnosifermentans contains:
- a CDS encoding metal ABC transporter permease; translated protein: MDFLQYDFMQRAFMAGLITAVVCPLIGMFVVVRRQSLIGDGLGHIAFAGVTGGYLLGIYPPFAATILTVGGAVGIEWLRQKHREYGDMVLAIFFYAGIAAAIIFSSMTKMPSVGLLNFLFGSIITVTNKEIMLILVGTVIVAVTLYLFFDRLMLMALDEDVARISGVNIGLVNLAFAVVTALVVVVGMTVAGILLVSALMIVPVATGHLLKRGFKTTLFYSIGYSVFSVTSGLTIAYYLDIAPGGTIVMNAILCYLITLFVKQLHYRYKTIG
- the yyaC gene encoding spore protease YyaC; translated protein: MKKQADKLNLYYLAPNIDIIGCKYLLKLWRGQDDFARRPLVFLCIGSDRYTGDALGPLIGSYLEENIDSIVYGTLERPVHAGNLKAVIIEIGQRFFRPMIIAVDACLGQKNEIGHIEIWEGTIEAGIAVGNKLPKTGDIAMIGIVNAASSLGYRELQSTSLALVMKMVKAQSLILQNFYREAKREQAGLLGELFGK
- a CDS encoding ABC transporter ATP-binding protein produces the protein MFKQYWSQFIRPYGPVVFTAVLCFILSSAANLAAPIIIKFLIDGALSSNDFTYLHIITASIVVLYFFRGVFFYFYNYLMARAGNKMIARMRQDMFAVLQTHDYAYFLNKSTGDIMSLFTNDLMLIQQAVTVGIPDIVVESINVMAIMIIMVYFDWKLAAVTFATLPFIIIVISFFNRKIACLGMLVEQTLAKMTTIVHQSLLSVMVVQSYVREDYEYKKFSQQIHEVADNLLNVQRMNAIFIPFVEFLAAIGLTIIIWYGGREVIYGQLTIGGMFAFLVYIINVPTPVRKISEAISKMKMGMVAWQRIDELNHDQQPMLDGTEVLAAVRGEVHFDQVSFQYQPNAGILKNISFIANPGDVIAVVGPSGAGKSSFANLLLRFYDPTAGKIYIDGKNIRNITIQSLRSHIGFIQQDPILFNATIYDNIRYGRPAATYAQVVAAATLANAHEFIMELPLGYDSVVGELGGNLSGGQRQRIAIARAAVMDPKILLLDEPTAALDTQAEKQVMEAVRKVSGGRTTFIITHRLSTLATTDYVIYLSHGEIVEFGTHSELAARGGLYAKALHLGEIQV
- a CDS encoding Fur family transcriptional regulator, translating into MNITDVTNKLKEKGYRLTPQRLAIIHAFMESMTPLSVHEVWQCVQTSYTDISLDTIYRNLATMVKLDLLHSIASVGKAGARFEFEWGRHHHHHIVCVRCGAVLCLDYCPIDPAFVSMVKQQGFDLVRHDIELFGLCEACKAKEGELGHV
- a CDS encoding metal ABC transporter ATP-binding protein; its protein translation is MCEITLERVSFYYGPDVVLENLNFTVKQGEFVVIVGPNGGGKSTLIKLMAGLVRTAQGRITIDGQDISKAHRNQCIGYVPQNYRQNTADFPATVAEIVALGLVAGTVGSKRTPGEKSHIVKHTLELVGIDDLANCRIGDLSGGQQQRVMVARALTGNPSLLLLDEPMSGVDVQASETIYELLAELNSKLSITVVLVSHDVEKATQYASQVACINRILCFYGTKELFRVHHLKSSHLWY
- a CDS encoding metal ABC transporter substrate-binding protein, encoding MKKVLSCLLLFCLVNLIAGCAGGAITQTSSKKLKVVATVYPVYEFAKQIGGDKIDVLLMTPIGAEPHDWEPTAKDLVKVREAKLFIYQGNGLEPWVSKMLTQNKTTAAIAASQDIPTLAASLDEENEPTVPSDQTAVDPHIWLDPVLVQQEVKNIRDALISADPDNESVYRTNAEQLKDRLVALDNEYRDTVSTFTKKDIVTTHAAFAYLAKRYGLNQVPLMGLAPDAEPTPEKIAQVAEFCKKNSVRVVFFETLVSPKLASMISQESGALTMVLNPLEGLTEEERKAGKDYFSIMRENLANLKAALK